The following proteins are encoded in a genomic region of Bradyrhizobium sp. SK17:
- the glyA gene encoding serine hydroxymethyltransferase, which produces MTSSTKTASAPDSFFTAGLAEADPEIAAAIKGELGRQRHEIELIASENIVSRAVLEAQGSVMTNKYAEGYPGARYYGGCEWVDVAENLAIDRAKKLFGANFANVQPNSGSQMNQAVFLALLQPGDTFMGLDLAAGGHLTHGSPVNMSGKWFKASHYTVRRDDHLIDMDEVQKQAEQVKPKLIIAGGSAYSRAWDFKRFREIADSVGAYLLVDMAHFAGLVAGGVHASPVPHAHVTTTTTHKSLRGPRGGLILTNDETLHKKLNSAIFPGLQGGPLMHVIAAKAVAFAEALRPDFKIYARNVVENAKALAETLRGHGLDIVSGGTDNHLMLVDLRPKGLKGNISEKALVRAAITCNKNGIPFDPEKPFVTSGLRLGTPAATTRGFGVAEFKQVGGMIAEVLNALAQSPDGKAPLVEAAIKERVKALTDRFPIYQ; this is translated from the coding sequence ATGACCTCCTCGACCAAGACTGCTTCCGCGCCTGATTCCTTCTTCACGGCTGGTCTCGCCGAGGCCGATCCCGAGATCGCCGCCGCGATCAAGGGCGAGCTTGGTCGGCAGCGCCATGAGATCGAGCTGATCGCCTCCGAAAACATCGTCAGCCGCGCCGTGCTGGAGGCGCAGGGCTCGGTGATGACCAACAAATATGCGGAAGGCTATCCGGGCGCGCGCTACTACGGCGGTTGCGAGTGGGTCGATGTCGCCGAGAACCTGGCGATCGATCGCGCCAAGAAGCTGTTCGGCGCAAACTTTGCCAACGTGCAGCCCAATTCCGGCAGCCAGATGAACCAGGCGGTGTTCCTGGCGCTGCTGCAGCCCGGCGACACCTTCATGGGTCTCGACCTCGCCGCCGGCGGCCATCTCACCCATGGCTCGCCGGTCAACATGTCCGGCAAGTGGTTCAAGGCTTCGCACTACACCGTGCGCCGCGACGATCATCTGATCGACATGGACGAAGTCCAGAAGCAGGCCGAGCAGGTCAAGCCGAAGCTGATCATCGCCGGCGGCTCGGCCTATTCGCGCGCCTGGGACTTCAAGCGCTTCCGCGAGATCGCCGACTCGGTCGGTGCGTATCTGCTGGTCGACATGGCGCATTTCGCAGGCCTCGTCGCCGGCGGCGTGCATGCCTCGCCGGTGCCGCATGCTCACGTCACCACGACCACGACACACAAGTCGCTGCGCGGTCCGCGCGGCGGCCTGATCCTCACCAATGACGAGACGCTGCACAAGAAACTGAACTCGGCGATCTTCCCGGGCCTGCAGGGCGGCCCGCTGATGCATGTGATCGCTGCCAAGGCGGTGGCGTTCGCGGAAGCGCTGCGGCCGGACTTCAAGATCTACGCCAGGAACGTGGTCGAGAACGCCAAGGCGCTGGCGGAAACGCTGCGCGGCCACGGCCTCGACATCGTCTCCGGCGGCACCGACAACCACTTGATGCTGGTCGACCTGCGTCCGAAGGGATTGAAGGGCAACATCTCCGAGAAGGCGCTCGTGCGTGCCGCCATCACCTGCAACAAGAATGGCATCCCGTTCGATCCCGAGAAGCCGTTCGTCACCTCGGGTCTTCGCCTGGGCACGCCGGCTGCGACCACCCGCGGCTTCGGCGTCGCCGAGTTCAAGCAGGTCGGCGGCATGATCGCCGAGGTGCTGAACGCGCTGGCGCAGTCGCCGGATGGCAAGGCCCCGCTGGTCGAGGCCGCGATCAAGGAGCGCGTCAAGGCGCTGACCGATCGTTTCCCGATCTATCAATAA
- a CDS encoding riboflavin synthase, with protein sequence MFTGIVTDIGEIVSLKPVAQGQLHRLRIACDYDQSTIADGASIACNGVCLTVVASGIADGKTWFDVDAAAETLGMTTARHWAQGGRLNLERALKIGDELGGHIVAGHADGIATIVKRDDLPDMARFELRTTRELARFIAAKGSITLDGVSLTVNTVDDVTFSVLIIPHTLSVTTLNGWKAGSEVNIEVDLMARYAARLSEMK encoded by the coding sequence ATGTTTACCGGAATTGTCACCGATATCGGCGAGATCGTTAGCTTGAAGCCCGTGGCGCAGGGGCAGCTGCACCGGCTGCGGATTGCCTGCGACTACGACCAGTCCACGATTGCCGACGGCGCCTCGATCGCCTGCAACGGCGTCTGCCTCACCGTGGTCGCCTCCGGCATCGCCGACGGCAAGACCTGGTTCGATGTCGATGCCGCGGCCGAAACGCTCGGCATGACCACCGCAAGGCACTGGGCGCAGGGCGGTCGGCTCAACCTCGAGCGCGCGCTCAAGATCGGCGATGAACTCGGCGGTCACATCGTGGCCGGGCATGCCGACGGGATCGCCACCATCGTCAAGCGCGACGATCTGCCCGACATGGCGCGCTTCGAGCTTCGAACCACCCGCGAGCTCGCGCGTTTCATTGCAGCGAAGGGATCGATCACACTGGACGGCGTCTCGCTGACCGTGAACACGGTCGACGACGTCACGTTCTCGGTGCTGATCATCCCGCACACGCTTTCCGTCACGACCCTGAACGGCTGGAAGGCCGGCAGCGAGGTCAATATCGAGGTCGAT
- the nrdR gene encoding transcriptional regulator NrdR yields MRCPSCNSLDTQVKDSRPTEDSAVIRRRRVCMACNFRFTTFERVQLRELTVIKRNGRRVPFDRDKLVRSLQISLRKRPVESERVEKMVSTIVRELESGGEAEVSSEAIGEIVMEHLRQLDDVAYVRFASVYRNFREAKDFEAVLDELTGEEDPRLATLRK; encoded by the coding sequence ATGCGCTGTCCGAGCTGCAATTCTCTCGATACGCAGGTCAAGGACTCGCGTCCGACCGAGGACTCCGCTGTCATCCGCAGGCGGCGCGTCTGCATGGCCTGCAATTTCCGCTTCACGACCTTCGAGCGGGTGCAACTGCGCGAGCTGACCGTGATCAAGCGCAACGGCCGCCGCGTGCCGTTCGATCGCGACAAGCTGGTGCGCTCGCTGCAGATCAGTTTGCGCAAGCGCCCGGTGGAGTCCGAGCGGGTCGAGAAGATGGTGTCGACGATCGTGCGCGAGCTCGAAAGCGGCGGCGAGGCGGAGGTGTCCTCGGAGGCGATCGGCGAGATCGTGATGGAGCATCTGCGCCAGCTCGACGACGTCGCCTATGTGCGGTTCGCGTCGGTCTATCGCAATTTCCGTGAGGCCAAGGACTTCGAGGCGGTGCTCGACGAGCTGACCGGCGAAGAGGATCCGCGGCTCGCGACGTTGCGCAAATGA
- the ribD gene encoding bifunctional diaminohydroxyphosphoribosylaminopyrimidine deaminase/5-amino-6-(5-phosphoribosylamino)uracil reductase RibD encodes MIFRILEDQFAQKSKEAKAADLRFMQLALALGRRGLGRTWPNPAVGAVIVKDGVIVGRGWTQPGGRPHAEVEALRRAGDAARGATLYVTLEPCSHFGRSPPCADAVVAAGLARVVSAIEDPNPDVGGKGHAKLRAAGIAVDVGLCATEAARDHAGHFLRITDKRPHVILKLAVSADDKIAARGHKPVAITGEAARTRVHLLRAQNDAILVGIGTVQADDPLLTCRLPGMAARSPVRVVLDRALRLSGDSRLVHSARETPLWVMTSDLAEAPAAVKLGAAGAQVIRVASTASPGLDLLPVLHALGEKGITRLMVEGGARVARSFVAAGLVDEIWLLRGPDAIGADGVPALDALPLDAITQSPAFRLRASETLGKDNLNIYERT; translated from the coding sequence ATGATCTTCCGTATCCTGGAAGACCAGTTCGCGCAGAAATCCAAAGAGGCCAAAGCCGCCGATCTGCGCTTCATGCAGTTGGCGCTCGCGCTGGGACGGCGCGGGCTCGGGCGCACCTGGCCCAATCCGGCGGTCGGCGCCGTCATCGTCAAGGACGGCGTCATCGTCGGCCGCGGCTGGACCCAGCCGGGCGGCCGGCCGCATGCCGAGGTCGAGGCGTTGCGGCGCGCCGGCGACGCTGCCCGTGGCGCGACGCTCTATGTCACGCTCGAACCATGCTCGCATTTCGGCCGTTCGCCGCCTTGCGCGGACGCCGTGGTCGCCGCCGGGCTCGCCCGTGTGGTCTCGGCGATCGAAGACCCCAATCCGGACGTCGGCGGCAAGGGGCATGCGAAATTGCGTGCTGCCGGCATCGCAGTCGATGTCGGGCTGTGCGCGACGGAGGCGGCGCGCGACCATGCCGGACACTTCCTTCGCATCACCGACAAGCGGCCGCATGTCATTCTCAAGCTCGCGGTGTCTGCCGACGACAAGATCGCGGCTCGTGGCCACAAGCCCGTTGCGATCACCGGCGAGGCGGCGCGGACCCGCGTGCATCTGCTGCGCGCACAGAACGATGCGATCCTGGTCGGGATCGGCACGGTGCAGGCCGACGATCCGCTGCTGACCTGCCGGTTGCCCGGCATGGCGGCGCGTTCGCCGGTACGCGTGGTGCTGGATCGCGCGCTGCGGCTCTCGGGCGATAGCCGGCTGGTGCATTCCGCGCGCGAGACACCGCTCTGGGTGATGACGTCGGATCTCGCCGAGGCACCCGCTGCCGTGAAGCTCGGTGCCGCCGGCGCGCAGGTGATCCGCGTTGCGTCGACCGCGTCGCCGGGACTCGATCTGTTGCCCGTGCTGCATGCGCTGGGGGAGAAGGGCATCACGCGGCTGATGGTCGAGGGTGGCGCGCGCGTGGCAAGATCTTTCGTCGCGGCGGGTCTGGTCGATGAGATCTGGCTGTTGCGCGGACCGGATGCGATCGGCGCCGACGGCGTTCCCGCGCTGGACGCATTGCCGCTCGACGCAATCACGCAGTCGCCCGCTTTCCGGCTTCGTGCTAGCGAAACCCTCGGCAAAGACAATCTCAATATCTACGAGCGTACGTAA